A genomic segment from Peribacillus sp. ACCC06369 encodes:
- a CDS encoding spore coat protein, with the protein MLLNFLNSAKSGIRNTAFAITETASPELRAAFREQQRSAVEHLG; encoded by the coding sequence TTGCTACTGAACTTTCTGAATTCAGCCAAATCAGGAATAAGAAATACGGCTTTCGCCATAACAGAAACAGCTTCACCTGAATTGAGGGCTGCATTTCGGGAACAGCAGAGATCTGCTGTAGAACATCTGGGTTAA
- a CDS encoding Rrf2 family transcriptional regulator, protein MNSDFTIAVHSLVYLAYLPDHMASSESIAENVGTNSARIRKMMSCLRNKGFVKTKEGVGGGYILDCNPEEVSLANIYITVSHGTLKPKWCTGDPEKKCVISSNTQVVMDQIFDEAELYFEKYLENITLSTFLEKIKQCP, encoded by the coding sequence GTGAATAGTGATTTTACAATAGCTGTGCATAGTTTGGTCTATTTAGCTTATCTACCAGATCATATGGCAAGCAGTGAGTCTATCGCAGAAAACGTTGGTACAAACTCTGCAAGGATTCGGAAAATGATGAGCTGCTTAAGGAATAAAGGATTTGTTAAGACTAAAGAAGGTGTGGGCGGAGGCTATATTCTAGACTGTAATCCTGAAGAGGTGAGTTTGGCGAATATTTATATAACGGTATCACATGGAACTTTGAAGCCTAAGTGGTGTACAGGTGATCCCGAGAAAAAATGTGTCATATCTTCCAACACCCAGGTGGTCATGGATCAAATATTCGATGAAGCTGAGTTATATTTTGAAAAATATTTAGAAAATATAACGCTTAGCACTTTTTTGGAAAAAATTAAACAATGTCCGTGA